A genomic window from Agreia sp. COWG includes:
- a CDS encoding S26 family signal peptidase, with amino-acid sequence MTHVAEIRGTRRADPPLLGGFRGLGLAAKAVLARIRDAALALAALAGVAAIGWGVATLFFGFSLVTFATGSMAPTIPTGSIALVREVPASQLEIGQVVTLQRGGERLPITHRITDITPNPAVRDGFIISMQGDANAIPDVFPYYVKRGKVVLWSAAGGQAVSDMIGSPVTLIAITAGAGALVLWAFWPRGRTVERTGTSTSTSSIEPQRRGERRHAR; translated from the coding sequence ATGACTCACGTGGCCGAGATCCGCGGGACCCGCCGAGCAGATCCCCCTCTTCTCGGCGGGTTCCGCGGCCTTGGACTCGCGGCGAAGGCAGTGCTCGCCCGCATCAGGGATGCGGCACTCGCCCTCGCCGCGCTGGCCGGGGTCGCCGCAATCGGCTGGGGGGTGGCCACACTGTTCTTCGGATTCTCGCTGGTCACCTTCGCAACCGGATCCATGGCTCCCACGATCCCCACCGGATCGATCGCCCTGGTTCGCGAGGTGCCGGCGTCGCAGCTCGAGATCGGCCAGGTAGTGACCCTGCAGCGCGGGGGAGAGCGCCTGCCGATCACCCACCGCATCACCGATATCACACCGAACCCGGCCGTGCGAGATGGCTTCATCATCTCGATGCAGGGCGACGCGAACGCTATTCCGGATGTCTTCCCCTACTACGTGAAGAGGGGGAAGGTCGTTCTCTGGTCGGCCGCAGGAGGCCAGGCCGTGAGCGACATGATCGGCAGCCCGGTGACACTCATCGCCATCACCGCGGGGGCCGGCGCCCTCGTGCTCTGGGCCTTCTGGCCGCGAGGGCGCACCGTCGAACGCACCGGCACCAGCACGAGCACCAGCAGCATCGAACCACAACGAAGAGGTGAGAGACGCCATGCGCGTTGA
- a CDS encoding choice-of-anchor G family protein, which translates to MTTRTARRITGTLAGIAALAVAVGASISAAPTDASWRDAEWDHATVSTLDCGPDGILFDTKASGRLVGGRLAGINLDNVAEVDGVSATNTAAGVAVVPAPPASNSLGANAYANPLDAAALNTLSVSLGDLLVLPLNADLGVDNSYAQVNDDGTSTGAAGAVSNSGAIQLQGSQPAPTKPTFATVQLKRVVENALGGSLAGVSAGLADASLSVGAIGSSATLDACAAAWTVSIVSSLQRDYGIANLDLNLTSPTVNTLVTNTTGVLNGLDARVEGLAGDAGLLSALTSNLTTAVSGTLGGLRIGSVGISQLSADLNLAAVNSLLDDTISDDAGIVGIDLAAGTIAIDLDGLLGGANGLNGLAPNTQLLINDAVVNTLTAAVTQALANWVDDVTEAIRVALVAVQISAVVNVNLQQGNGTPLATVALTIPTVSLGSLLAGSPVVTSSVSLANANVCSIPVTGPLLCAALNTLVAGLAANVAKSLGGAVKTALFTPGSGVVDSTRTTLLGFTTPVVTLVANATRGLFGEGSLLSLTANAQNSPAPANANPQPGWSVTGPNAATKATGQYDVAALRLTAADARVQLDLARSSVGTSAPR; encoded by the coding sequence ATGACCACCAGAACCGCCCGACGCATCACGGGAACACTCGCCGGAATCGCTGCGCTCGCCGTCGCGGTCGGTGCGTCGATCTCGGCCGCCCCGACCGACGCATCCTGGCGTGACGCGGAATGGGACCACGCGACCGTCTCGACCCTCGATTGCGGGCCCGACGGCATCCTGTTCGACACGAAGGCATCGGGTCGCCTGGTCGGCGGACGCCTGGCCGGCATCAACCTCGACAACGTCGCCGAGGTCGATGGTGTGAGTGCGACGAACACCGCCGCCGGCGTCGCGGTGGTACCCGCGCCGCCAGCCTCCAACAGTCTGGGAGCCAATGCCTACGCCAATCCCCTCGATGCGGCCGCGCTCAACACGCTCTCCGTCAGCCTGGGCGATCTGCTGGTGCTGCCGTTGAACGCAGACCTGGGAGTGGACAACTCCTACGCGCAGGTCAACGACGACGGCACGTCGACGGGGGCGGCCGGAGCCGTCTCGAACAGCGGAGCCATCCAGCTTCAGGGCTCGCAGCCGGCACCGACCAAGCCGACATTCGCCACGGTGCAGCTCAAGAGGGTCGTGGAAAACGCTCTCGGAGGCTCTCTCGCCGGGGTGTCCGCCGGTCTCGCAGACGCATCACTCTCGGTCGGTGCCATCGGATCGAGCGCGACGCTCGACGCCTGCGCTGCAGCCTGGACCGTATCGATCGTCTCGTCGCTGCAGCGCGACTACGGCATCGCCAACCTCGACCTGAACCTCACCTCGCCCACTGTCAACACGCTCGTGACGAACACGACGGGTGTTCTGAACGGCCTCGACGCCAGGGTCGAGGGGCTCGCTGGCGATGCGGGGCTGCTCTCGGCGCTGACGTCGAACCTCACCACCGCGGTGAGCGGCACACTCGGCGGGCTCAGGATAGGCTCCGTCGGCATCAGTCAGCTCTCGGCCGATCTGAATCTTGCCGCGGTCAACAGCCTGCTCGACGACACGATCTCGGACGACGCGGGCATCGTGGGTATCGACCTGGCCGCCGGCACGATCGCCATCGACCTCGACGGCCTGCTCGGTGGCGCGAACGGCCTGAACGGCCTCGCCCCGAACACCCAGCTGCTGATCAACGACGCCGTGGTGAACACGCTCACCGCCGCGGTGACGCAGGCGCTGGCGAACTGGGTCGATGACGTGACAGAGGCCATCAGGGTGGCGCTCGTGGCTGTGCAGATCTCGGCCGTGGTGAACGTCAATCTGCAGCAGGGCAACGGCACGCCTCTCGCGACGGTCGCGTTGACCATCCCGACGGTGTCGCTCGGCAGCCTGCTCGCCGGATCGCCGGTGGTCACCTCGTCGGTGAGTCTCGCCAACGCCAACGTCTGCAGCATCCCTGTCACCGGACCGCTGCTCTGCGCCGCACTCAACACGCTGGTCGCAGGGCTGGCGGCGAACGTCGCCAAGTCCCTGGGCGGTGCGGTCAAGACGGCGCTCTTCACCCCCGGCAGCGGTGTCGTCGACTCGACGCGCACCACCCTGCTGGGCTTCACGACCCCGGTCGTCACCCTGGTGGCGAACGCGACGAGGGGCCTGTTCGGAGAGGGCTCCCTGCTCTCGCTGACGGCCAATGCGCAGAACTCGCCCGCACCGGCCAACGCGAATCCGCAGCCGGGCTGGTCTGTTACGGGGCCGAACGCCGCGACGAAGGCGACGGGTCAGTACGACGTGGCGGCCCTCCGTCTCACCGCGGCGGATGCGCGGGTGCAGCTCGACTTGGCCCGCTCGTCGGTCGGAACGAGCGCTCCCCGCTGA